In Amycolatopsis sp. EV170708-02-1, the following are encoded in one genomic region:
- a CDS encoding aspartate/glutamate racemase family protein encodes MSDHHIGMIVPSSNLTMETELPRMLRAREETRPGDRFVFHSARARMRHVEPEQLRAMNAQAGRAAAELADAKPDVVATACLVAIMAQGPGYHCTAEDDITRVLREEGCESPVVSSAGALLSGLGALGARKVAIITPYMKPLTKAVADYIEDAGFEVADALSLEVPDNLAVARLDPAGLREHHRRLNLSDVDALVLSACVQMPSLPAIQPVEDEIGIPVLSAATATTFRILTELGVEPTVPGAGRLLSGAEALTKTGGGHGRESVV; translated from the coding sequence ATGAGCGACCACCACATCGGGATGATCGTCCCCAGCTCGAACCTCACGATGGAGACCGAGCTGCCGCGGATGCTGCGCGCCAGGGAGGAGACCCGGCCGGGGGACCGGTTCGTCTTCCATTCCGCGCGGGCCCGGATGCGGCACGTCGAACCCGAACAGCTGCGGGCGATGAACGCCCAGGCCGGTCGCGCCGCGGCCGAACTCGCCGACGCCAAGCCCGACGTCGTCGCCACCGCGTGCCTCGTGGCGATCATGGCGCAGGGGCCCGGCTACCACTGCACCGCCGAAGACGACATCACCCGCGTGCTGCGCGAAGAGGGCTGCGAGTCGCCGGTCGTCTCCAGCGCCGGTGCGCTGCTGTCCGGGCTCGGCGCGCTCGGTGCCCGCAAGGTCGCGATCATCACGCCGTACATGAAGCCGCTGACCAAGGCGGTGGCGGACTACATCGAGGATGCCGGGTTCGAGGTCGCCGACGCCCTTTCGCTGGAGGTGCCGGACAATCTCGCCGTGGCCCGGCTGGATCCCGCCGGGCTGCGAGAGCACCATCGGCGGTTGAATCTGTCCGATGTGGACGCACTCGTGCTCTCCGCCTGTGTGCAGATGCCGTCGCTGCCCGCGATCCAGCCGGTGGAGGACGAGATCGGGATCCCGGTCCTGTCGGCGGCGACGGCCACGACGTTCCGGATCCTGACGGAACTCGGGGTCGAGCCCACGGTGCCCGGCGCCGGGAGGTTGCTCAGTGGCGCGGAAGCGCTGACGAAGACGGGAGGCGGGCATGGCCGCGAGTCAGTCGTTTGA
- a CDS encoding xanthine dehydrogenase family protein subunit M → MKPAAFRYHRAHDVTDAVGLLGELAAAGEDPKLIAGGQSLMPMMNFRLARPTALVDLGQLRRDPALNSFRRNGSSLTIGALVTHRAVETAEFGPDFDVLSRAMRWVGHLPIRSRGTVAGSIVHGDATAEWCLLALLLDAVIVAEGPRGPREIPAAEMFHGFYTTAVEPDEVVTAVRFTRPSPRAALTEFARRHGDFAIVDAAVSIDAEHGGRVVLGGVAPAPIRVPEAEALLDGGAPGPELFAACGAAAAAAIDPPDDAAGSAAYRRRLASTLVTQALHEAWEKGETR, encoded by the coding sequence GTGAAGCCCGCCGCGTTCCGGTACCACCGGGCCCACGACGTCACCGACGCCGTCGGCCTGCTCGGCGAGCTCGCCGCGGCGGGCGAGGATCCGAAACTCATCGCCGGCGGCCAGAGCCTGATGCCGATGATGAACTTCCGGCTCGCCCGCCCGACGGCACTGGTGGATCTGGGACAGCTGCGCCGGGACCCGGCGCTGAACTCCTTCCGGCGCAACGGTTCCAGCCTCACGATCGGCGCGCTGGTCACCCATCGGGCGGTCGAGACGGCCGAATTCGGGCCGGATTTCGACGTGCTCTCCCGCGCGATGCGGTGGGTGGGGCATCTGCCGATCCGTTCGCGCGGCACGGTGGCGGGCAGCATCGTCCACGGCGACGCGACCGCGGAATGGTGCCTGCTCGCCCTGCTGCTCGACGCGGTGATCGTCGCCGAAGGCCCGCGCGGCCCCAGGGAGATCCCCGCCGCGGAGATGTTCCACGGCTTCTACACCACGGCCGTCGAACCGGACGAGGTCGTGACGGCGGTGCGCTTCACCCGGCCGTCGCCCAGGGCCGCGTTGACCGAATTCGCCCGCCGCCACGGCGATTTCGCGATCGTCGACGCCGCTGTGAGCATCGACGCGGAGCACGGGGGCCGGGTCGTGCTCGGCGGCGTGGCCCCCGCTCCCATCCGGGTGCCCGAGGCGGAGGCGCTGCTCGACGGCGGTGCGCCCGGCCCGGAGCTGTTCGCCGCGTGCGGGGCGGCCGCCGCCGCGGCGATCGATCCGCCCGACGACGCGGCGGGCAGCGCGGCCTACCGCCGACGGCTGGCGAGCACCCTCGTCACCCAGGCGCTGCACGAGGCCTGGGAGAAAGGAGAAACGCGATGA
- a CDS encoding xanthine dehydrogenase family protein molybdopterin-binding subunit: MTARFDGRNGRWVGASVPRREDPRLLTGRGRFVDDIRLPGMLHAAFVRSTVAHGKLAGIDLSATLAVDGVVAAYTAEDLGLGDIVALLDRPPEEFSPTAMPILAREKVRFTGEPVALVVARDPYSAEDGVEAAVVDYEPLGAIVSEESALAAGAPLVHDEAPGNVLVDVSMFDTPGVDAAFEAARAGGGRVVEVVTKSGRQNALPLETRGVVASWDDHDDQLLVQMCTQVPHQVRTAMARSLRVPERTVRVTVPDMGGGFGQKCVVGREEIAVAAAARRLNRPVKWIEDRREALTAGFLAREQRYRTLAAFDEDGRITALDVDVVCDMGAYSCYPFTAGIEPLMASAEMPSVYQVPEYRVRARAIASNKAPTAPYRGVSRPQYVMAIERVMERAARELGLDPVEIRRRNVITQFPYTGVNAITYDPGTYRESLELAEAAIQDEGWYEIRERAAAEGRHIGIGYCCFSERTGYGSGAFAKRKMAVVPGFDISEIRMDTTGSVVVTSGTMNHGQSHETTLAQIVADRLGLHLDQVKLRQGDTERIAYGWGTFASRSVTIGGSAVSLAAGKLGELLCKIAAHLLETSPDNVRLDGDGGVVQIDDPERRASFEEIADVAYLRSHLLPKDVEPTLTATASFDVPGDGTFSNATHAVVVEADPGTGRIKILRYACVEDCGVVIHPQVVDGQCRGGIAQGIAGALFEEITYAGNGEPSAASFIDYLVPTATEIPDITVTHLETPCAFTENGAKGAGEGGTIGAPAAVLNAINDALRHTGVELDVTPVHPQTVLAALDAGVHKEMSVPS, encoded by the coding sequence ATGACCGCACGGTTCGACGGGCGGAACGGCCGCTGGGTCGGCGCGTCGGTGCCCCGGCGCGAGGATCCTCGTCTGCTCACCGGCCGCGGCCGGTTCGTCGACGACATCCGGTTGCCCGGCATGCTGCACGCCGCCTTCGTCCGTTCGACGGTCGCGCACGGCAAGCTCGCCGGGATCGACCTGTCGGCCACGCTGGCGGTGGACGGGGTCGTCGCCGCGTACACGGCGGAAGACCTGGGACTCGGTGACATCGTCGCCCTGCTCGACCGGCCGCCCGAGGAGTTCTCGCCGACCGCGATGCCGATCCTCGCCAGGGAGAAGGTGCGGTTCACCGGCGAACCGGTGGCGCTGGTCGTCGCCCGCGATCCGTACAGCGCCGAGGACGGTGTCGAGGCCGCGGTGGTGGACTACGAGCCGCTCGGCGCGATCGTGTCGGAGGAGTCGGCGTTGGCCGCGGGCGCTCCGCTCGTGCACGACGAGGCGCCGGGCAACGTGCTGGTCGACGTGTCGATGTTCGACACACCCGGTGTCGACGCGGCGTTCGAAGCCGCCCGTGCGGGTGGCGGCCGGGTGGTCGAGGTCGTCACGAAGAGCGGACGGCAGAACGCGCTTCCGCTCGAAACGCGAGGAGTGGTCGCGTCCTGGGACGACCACGACGACCAGCTGCTCGTCCAGATGTGCACCCAGGTGCCGCATCAGGTGCGCACGGCGATGGCCCGTTCGCTGCGGGTCCCCGAACGCACCGTGCGGGTCACCGTTCCGGACATGGGCGGCGGCTTCGGCCAGAAATGCGTCGTCGGCCGCGAGGAGATCGCGGTCGCGGCGGCGGCCCGGCGGCTGAACCGGCCGGTGAAATGGATCGAAGACCGGCGCGAGGCGCTCACGGCCGGATTCCTTGCCAGGGAACAGCGTTACCGCACACTGGCGGCGTTCGACGAGGACGGGCGGATCACCGCGCTGGACGTCGACGTGGTCTGCGACATGGGCGCCTACTCCTGCTACCCGTTCACGGCGGGGATCGAGCCGCTGATGGCGTCGGCCGAGATGCCGAGCGTGTACCAGGTGCCCGAATACCGCGTCCGTGCCCGCGCCATCGCGAGCAACAAGGCGCCGACTGCGCCCTATCGCGGGGTGAGCCGCCCGCAGTACGTGATGGCGATCGAGCGGGTGATGGAACGCGCCGCGAGGGAACTCGGCCTCGATCCGGTCGAGATCCGGCGGCGCAACGTGATCACGCAATTCCCGTACACCGGGGTCAACGCCATCACCTACGACCCGGGCACCTACCGCGAATCGCTCGAACTCGCCGAGGCGGCGATCCAGGATGAGGGCTGGTACGAGATCCGGGAGCGTGCCGCCGCCGAGGGCAGGCATATCGGCATCGGGTACTGCTGTTTCTCCGAGCGGACCGGATACGGCTCGGGCGCCTTCGCCAAACGGAAGATGGCGGTGGTCCCGGGCTTCGACATCTCGGAGATCCGGATGGACACCACCGGTTCGGTCGTGGTCACCAGCGGCACCATGAACCACGGCCAGTCCCACGAGACGACGCTGGCGCAGATCGTGGCCGACCGGCTCGGGCTGCACCTCGACCAGGTCAAACTGCGCCAGGGCGACACCGAGCGCATCGCCTACGGCTGGGGGACGTTCGCTTCCCGCTCGGTGACGATCGGCGGCTCGGCGGTGTCCCTCGCGGCCGGGAAACTCGGCGAACTGCTGTGCAAGATCGCCGCGCACCTGCTGGAAACGAGTCCCGACAACGTGCGCCTCGACGGTGACGGCGGCGTCGTCCAGATCGACGATCCGGAGCGCCGCGCGTCGTTCGAGGAGATCGCCGACGTGGCGTACCTGCGCAGTCACCTGCTGCCCAAGGACGTCGAGCCGACGCTGACGGCCACGGCGAGTTTCGACGTGCCCGGCGACGGCACGTTCTCGAACGCCACGCACGCCGTGGTCGTCGAGGCCGATCCGGGCACCGGCCGGATCAAGATCCTGCGCTACGCGTGCGTGGAGGACTGCGGGGTGGTGATCCACCCGCAGGTCGTCGACGGCCAATGCCGCGGCGGGATCGCGCAGGGTATCGCCGGCGCGTTGTTCGAGGAGATCACCTACGCGGGCAACGGGGAACCGTCGGCCGCCAGCTTCATCGACTACCTGGTGCCGACCGCGACGGAGATCCCCGACATCACCGTCACCCATCTCGAAACCCCTTGCGCGTTCACGGAAAACGGGGCGAAGGGAGCGGGGGAGGGCGGCACCATCGGCGCGCCCGCCGCGGTGCTGAACGCGATCAACGACGCGCTGCGCCACACGGGAGTCGAACTCGACGTGACCCCGGTGCATCCGCAGACCGTGCTCGCCGCGCTCGACGCGGGGGTCCACAAGGAAATGAGCGTTCCATCATGA
- the bluB gene encoding 5,6-dimethylbenzimidazole synthase: MTRDAGDRSLYETIFRRRDTRGEFTGEPIPAEVLRRVLSAAHAAPSVGLSQPWDFVVVSDMDLRKKFREHVLAEREVFEGGLDSERARVFAPIKIEGIVASSAGIVVGYDPSRGAPDVLGRHAIADAGLYSVCLAIQNLWLAATAEGLGVGWVSFYREEFLRELVGLPEHVRPVAWLCVGPVRDLPTVPDLERHGWRERLPLDAVLHYEQYSKS; the protein is encoded by the coding sequence ATGACCCGTGACGCAGGCGACCGTTCGTTGTACGAGACCATCTTCCGACGCCGGGACACCAGGGGTGAATTCACCGGGGAGCCGATCCCGGCGGAGGTGCTGCGTCGCGTGTTGAGCGCGGCGCACGCCGCGCCCAGCGTCGGCCTGTCCCAGCCGTGGGATTTCGTCGTCGTGTCCGATATGGACCTTCGGAAGAAGTTCCGGGAACATGTGCTGGCCGAACGTGAAGTATTCGAAGGCGGGCTGGATTCCGAGAGGGCCCGGGTCTTCGCGCCGATCAAGATCGAGGGGATCGTGGCGTCGTCCGCGGGAATCGTGGTCGGCTACGATCCGTCGCGCGGTGCGCCGGACGTCCTGGGACGGCACGCGATCGCCGACGCCGGCCTGTACTCGGTGTGCCTGGCCATCCAGAATCTCTGGCTGGCGGCGACCGCCGAAGGGCTCGGCGTCGGCTGGGTCAGCTTCTACCGCGAAGAGTTTTTGCGCGAACTGGTGGGATTGCCCGAACACGTGCGTCCGGTGGCGTGGCTGTGCGTCGGCCCGGTGCGAGACCTGCCGACGGTGCCCGATCTGGAACGGCACGGCTGGCGTGAACGTCTCCCGCTCGACGCGGTGTTGCACTACGAGCAGTATTCGAAGTCCTGA
- a CDS encoding FAD-dependent monooxygenase, producing MAASQSFEVVVVGGGLGGLCAALSLRQRGLRVTVVEAAPALGEIGAGIQTAPNASRILIGLGLRARLERVRTEPQDQVRRRWADGSIIAQLELGRRVTDQYGAPYWHYHRADLHGVLLDACLDPEGTGPVVKVATGARVTDLDRTVPDRPAVLTADGRRFTGDVVIGADGIRSSVRDLAGFDDTLAFSGEMAYRALISGDLIAQDPATRFLTDRYHSTIWYGPNKHLVHYMIRGGEYLNVVAIVPCTEAVAKDWSGPATAAELAAEYHDWDDRVPTMLAKAKDEDVSVWAMYRRRRDPVWVDGRVALLGDACHAMLPYQAQGASQAMEDAAVLAEELGRVTRDGIDGALVRYVDRRAKHAGMVQDASLQNMDFYHLPDGPEQRERDEKLRRFDGESDVSYDWLWNGSPLTDPDTESIHYQFAR from the coding sequence ATGGCCGCGAGTCAGTCGTTTGAGGTCGTTGTCGTCGGTGGCGGGCTCGGTGGGCTCTGCGCCGCGTTGTCCTTGCGGCAGCGGGGTTTGCGGGTGACCGTGGTCGAGGCCGCCCCGGCGCTGGGCGAGATCGGCGCGGGGATCCAGACCGCGCCGAACGCCAGCCGGATCCTCATCGGGCTCGGGCTGCGCGCCCGGCTGGAGCGGGTGCGGACGGAGCCGCAGGATCAGGTGCGCCGCCGCTGGGCCGACGGGAGCATCATCGCCCAGCTGGAGCTCGGCAGGCGGGTGACCGACCAGTACGGCGCGCCCTACTGGCACTACCACCGCGCCGATCTGCACGGAGTCCTGCTCGACGCCTGCCTGGATCCCGAGGGGACCGGTCCAGTGGTGAAGGTGGCGACCGGCGCACGGGTGACCGACCTCGACCGGACGGTGCCGGACCGGCCCGCCGTGCTCACCGCCGACGGACGCCGCTTCACCGGCGACGTCGTGATCGGGGCGGACGGCATCCGGTCTTCGGTGCGCGATCTCGCCGGTTTCGACGACACCCTCGCCTTCTCCGGCGAGATGGCGTACCGGGCCCTGATCTCCGGTGACCTGATCGCCCAAGACCCCGCCACGCGCTTCCTGACCGACCGGTACCACTCCACGATCTGGTACGGCCCCAACAAACACCTGGTGCACTACATGATCCGCGGCGGGGAGTATCTCAACGTGGTCGCGATCGTGCCGTGCACCGAAGCGGTGGCCAAGGACTGGAGCGGCCCGGCCACCGCCGCCGAACTCGCCGCCGAGTACCACGACTGGGACGATCGGGTTCCGACGATGCTGGCGAAGGCGAAGGACGAGGACGTCTCGGTGTGGGCGATGTACCGCCGTCGCCGTGACCCGGTCTGGGTCGACGGCCGGGTCGCCCTGCTCGGCGACGCCTGCCACGCGATGCTGCCGTATCAGGCACAAGGCGCGTCCCAGGCGATGGAGGACGCCGCGGTGCTGGCGGAGGAGCTGGGCCGCGTCACCCGCGACGGGATCGACGGGGCGCTGGTCCGCTATGTGGACCGGCGCGCCAAGCACGCGGGCATGGTGCAGGACGCCTCGTTGCAGAACATGGACTTCTACCACCTGCCCGACGGTCCCGAGCAGCGCGAACGGGACGAGAAGCTGCGGCGCTTCGACGGGGAATCCGACGTTTCCTACGACTGGCTGTGGAACGGCAGCCCGCTCACCGACCCCGACACCGAGTCCATCCACTACCAGTTCGCCCGCTGA
- a CDS encoding leucyl aminopeptidase, translating to MDRNLFNDICLRQLTFSGVHEGETVVVLTRGGERAEYADAFLWAAQQLGASAYHMRLPSPVSAAGAWAVGDSGLGNIPLAVEALKSVDMVVDCTFLLFSKEQFAIQDAGTRILTAVEPPELLARLMPTKELRERVEIGAELLAKAGTMRITSPAGTDVTYQLGVYPTLSEYGYTDTPGRWDHWPAAFVFTGGADDGVDGKIVLSPGDVLLPFNTYVQTPVEITIEQGFIRDIRGGAGSSGLDADLLRSYIESFEDPRGYGMSHVGWGLDERAHWHGLTQFPGGMGMELRSFYGNVMFSIGPNNELGGPNDTPCHFDIPMRGNSLYLDDELIVDNGELTVAEMRPAGRR from the coding sequence ATGGACCGGAACCTGTTCAACGACATCTGTTTGCGCCAGCTGACGTTCTCGGGGGTGCACGAGGGCGAGACCGTGGTGGTGCTGACCCGCGGCGGTGAGCGGGCGGAGTACGCCGACGCCTTCCTGTGGGCCGCGCAGCAGCTGGGCGCCTCGGCCTACCACATGCGGCTGCCCTCGCCGGTCAGCGCGGCCGGCGCGTGGGCGGTGGGCGACTCGGGGCTGGGGAACATCCCGCTGGCGGTCGAGGCGCTCAAGAGCGTCGACATGGTCGTCGACTGCACGTTCCTGTTGTTCAGCAAGGAACAGTTCGCCATCCAGGACGCGGGCACCCGGATCCTCACCGCCGTCGAACCGCCCGAGCTGCTGGCCAGGCTCATGCCGACGAAGGAACTGCGCGAGCGCGTGGAGATCGGCGCGGAACTCCTGGCCAAGGCCGGCACGATGCGCATCACCAGCCCGGCGGGTACCGACGTCACGTATCAGCTCGGCGTGTACCCGACGTTGTCCGAGTACGGCTACACCGACACACCCGGTCGCTGGGACCACTGGCCGGCGGCGTTCGTGTTCACCGGCGGTGCCGACGACGGCGTCGACGGGAAGATCGTGCTGTCGCCGGGCGACGTTCTGTTGCCGTTCAACACCTACGTACAGACCCCGGTCGAGATCACCATCGAGCAGGGCTTCATCCGGGACATCCGCGGCGGCGCCGGATCGTCCGGGCTCGACGCGGATCTGCTGCGCTCCTACATCGAAAGCTTCGAAGACCCGCGCGGCTACGGCATGAGCCACGTGGGCTGGGGGCTCGACGAGCGCGCCCACTGGCACGGCCTGACCCAGTTCCCCGGCGGGATGGGCATGGAACTGCGGAGTTTCTACGGCAACGTCATGTTCTCCATCGGCCCCAACAACGAGCTCGGCGGCCCGAACGACACGCCCTGCCACTTCGACATCCCGATGCGCGGCAATTCCCTTTACCTGGACGACGAACTGATCGTCGACAACGGCGAGCTGACCGTCGCCGAGATGCGTCCGGCGGGCCGCCGATGA
- a CDS encoding MFS transporter has protein sequence MRTGDQIVQDLPWRWSVQGKIFLIGGLGYMFDAWDVALNGFLTPLVGTEFGLSAGGKGLVATANLIGMAVGAVAWGTVADRIGRKRAFSITLLLFALFSVLGALAPNVETFLALRFLAGIGLGGCIPVDYAIVSEFSPRKHRGRVLSAMDGWWPIGTTLAAVTATLLLPVEGNWRWMLVLMILPALLLFWVRRGVPESPLYLVRKGREAEARAVIDDLVRRTGATPEPYSVPPAVVEDTRGGAVAAAFDQLRRVWAFNPRITAVAWSLFISVMLVYYAALSWMPSILRAQGFGEIAAFASTALMNATGIVGVAVAVLLVDKVGRKRIILIAGPLTALSLVVFSLLLETPAAAVVAIGAFGLFALVVIPVMYAYVSELYPTELRASGFGWASSSSRAITGFAPLLFGSVLWPVLGLPLTFTVLGVLVVAAVVFMKVGAPETRGRELDRIVEPVEAPAETRTAL, from the coding sequence ATGCGTACTGGTGATCAGATCGTCCAGGATTTGCCCTGGCGTTGGAGCGTGCAGGGAAAGATCTTCCTCATCGGCGGGCTGGGCTACATGTTCGATGCCTGGGACGTCGCGCTGAACGGATTCCTCACCCCGCTGGTCGGGACGGAATTCGGCTTGTCCGCCGGTGGGAAGGGCCTGGTGGCCACCGCGAACCTGATCGGCATGGCCGTCGGGGCGGTCGCCTGGGGCACGGTCGCCGACCGGATCGGCCGGAAGCGGGCGTTCAGCATCACGTTGCTGCTGTTCGCGCTGTTCTCCGTGCTGGGCGCGCTCGCGCCGAACGTGGAGACGTTCCTCGCGCTGCGTTTCCTGGCGGGGATCGGGCTCGGCGGCTGTATCCCGGTCGATTACGCGATCGTGAGCGAGTTCTCCCCACGCAAGCATCGCGGCCGGGTCCTGTCCGCGATGGACGGCTGGTGGCCGATCGGGACCACACTGGCCGCCGTCACCGCGACGCTGCTGCTCCCGGTCGAGGGCAACTGGCGCTGGATGCTGGTCTTGATGATCCTGCCCGCGCTGCTGTTGTTCTGGGTGCGGCGTGGCGTCCCGGAATCACCGCTGTACCTGGTGCGCAAGGGTCGCGAGGCGGAGGCGCGGGCGGTGATCGACGATCTCGTGCGCCGCACGGGAGCGACTCCGGAGCCGTACTCGGTCCCGCCCGCGGTGGTCGAGGACACCCGCGGTGGCGCGGTCGCGGCCGCGTTCGATCAGCTGCGCCGGGTGTGGGCGTTCAACCCGCGGATCACGGCGGTCGCGTGGTCGCTGTTCATCAGTGTCATGCTGGTCTACTACGCCGCGCTCAGCTGGATGCCGTCCATCCTGCGGGCGCAGGGATTCGGCGAGATCGCGGCCTTCGCCTCGACCGCGCTCATGAACGCGACCGGCATCGTCGGTGTCGCGGTGGCCGTGCTCCTGGTCGACAAGGTCGGCCGCAAGCGGATCATCCTGATCGCCGGCCCGCTCACCGCCCTGTCGCTCGTGGTGTTCTCGCTGCTGCTCGAAACGCCTGCCGCGGCGGTCGTGGCGATCGGCGCGTTCGGCCTGTTCGCGCTGGTGGTCATCCCGGTGATGTACGCCTACGTCTCCGAGCTCTACCCGACGGAACTCCGGGCTTCGGGGTTCGGCTGGGCGTCGTCGTCGAGCCGGGCGATCACCGGCTTCGCGCCGCTGTTGTTCGGCAGCGTGCTGTGGCCGGTGCTCGGGCTGCCGCTCACCTTCACCGTGCTGGGTGTGCTCGTGGTGGCCGCGGTCGTGTTCATGAAGGTGGGCGCGCCGGAGACCCGCGGCCGCGAACTCGACCGGATCGTCGAACCGGTCGAGGCACCCGCCGAGACCAGGACGGCTCTGTGA
- a CDS encoding MarR family winged helix-turn-helix transcriptional regulator, whose product MGESARTGRRRDDTPAVTPAPPSDLLAAPGYGARRLYQAYLAAWNRHVDPVLTGPQFAVLSAVRAYPGSDQSSLAGAVALDTSTMADLCRRLERRGLIQRVESPHDARRKLLSLTDEGKSVLSQVNRRARRLDKALLDGDDDLDMAALLNALGARWERIAEVDKLR is encoded by the coding sequence ATGGGTGAATCGGCGCGTACGGGCAGGCGCAGGGACGACACGCCGGCCGTCACTCCCGCGCCGCCCTCCGACCTGCTGGCGGCGCCCGGCTACGGCGCCCGACGGCTGTACCAGGCCTACCTCGCCGCGTGGAACCGGCACGTGGACCCGGTGCTGACCGGTCCGCAGTTCGCGGTGCTGTCCGCGGTCCGCGCCTACCCCGGCAGCGACCAGAGCTCACTGGCGGGCGCGGTCGCCCTCGACACCTCGACGATGGCCGACCTGTGCCGCAGGCTCGAACGGCGAGGGCTCATCCAGCGCGTCGAGTCCCCGCACGACGCGCGGCGCAAACTGCTCTCGCTCACCGACGAGGGCAAGTCGGTCTTGAGCCAGGTGAACCGCCGCGCCCGCAGGCTGGACAAGGCACTCCTCGACGGCGACGACGACCTCGACATGGCCGCGCTGCTCAACGCGCTCGGCGCCCGCTGGGAGCGAATCGCCGAAGTCGACAAGCTGCGCTGA